Proteins encoded in a region of the Flavobacterium sp. MDT1-60 genome:
- a CDS encoding thiamine pyrophosphate-dependent enzyme: protein MITEKNNTTLTFEDFKTEVLNDYRIAITSRECSLLGRKEVLTGKAKFGIFGDGKEVPQLAMAKAFKNGDFRSGYYRDQTFMMAIGELTPKQFFAGLYGHTDLDFDPMSAGRQMGGHFVTHSLNEDGSWKDLTKQKNSSADISPTAGQMPRLLGLAQASKIYRNVDGITIKDKFSVDGNEVAWGTIGNASTSEGLFFETINAAGVLQVPMVMSVWDDEYGISVHAKHQTTKENISEILKGYQRDEDSKGYEIFRVKGWDYAELVSTYERAGAIAREEHIPVLIHVNELTQPQGHSTSGSHERYKNGDRLAWERDFDCIRQMRLWMIAINIASPEELSEIDFELKKEVLEAKKEAWNSFINPIIEDQKNLLALLEQIAEASINHKERIRKYISELSAIKSPLKKEMLVIARKILRFVEVPNSKVLLSNWITDYISKTQPRFSSHLHSDSELNVSSVKKVLPEYADNAKPDSDGRMILRDNFDALFTKYPETLIFGEDVGNIGDVNQGLEGMQEKYGELRVADVGIREATIIGQGIGMALRGLRPIAEIQYLDYLLYAIQIMSDDLATLQYRTVGKQKAPLIIRTRGHRLEGIWHSGSPMGMIINAIRGIHVLVPRNMTQAAGFYNALLETDEPALVIECLNGYRLKEKTPLNFGEFKTPIGVVETLKEGSDITLVSYGSTLRLVEQAATELLDLGIDCEVIDIQSLLPFDINKDIVKSIAKTNRLLVIDEDVPGGASAFILQQILEEQDAYIYLDSKPQTLAAKAHRPAYGTDGDYFSKPSAEDIFEKVYSMMHEVNPSKFPDLY, encoded by the coding sequence ATGATTACAGAAAAAAACAATACTACATTAACATTTGAGGATTTCAAAACTGAGGTATTAAACGACTACAGAATTGCAATAACCAGCCGTGAATGTAGCCTTTTAGGTCGTAAAGAAGTATTGACAGGAAAAGCCAAATTTGGAATATTTGGTGACGGAAAAGAAGTGCCACAGCTTGCTATGGCAAAAGCCTTTAAAAATGGCGATTTCCGTTCTGGATATTACCGCGATCAGACTTTTATGATGGCGATTGGCGAACTGACTCCAAAACAATTTTTCGCAGGTCTATACGGTCATACCGATTTAGATTTTGATCCAATGTCAGCCGGAAGACAAATGGGCGGACACTTTGTAACGCACAGTTTAAACGAAGACGGATCCTGGAAAGACTTAACAAAACAAAAAAATTCAAGCGCAGATATATCACCTACAGCCGGACAAATGCCAAGATTATTGGGATTGGCTCAGGCTTCAAAAATTTACAGAAATGTTGATGGCATTACCATCAAAGATAAATTCTCTGTAGATGGAAACGAAGTGGCTTGGGGAACCATTGGTAATGCAAGTACTTCTGAAGGCTTGTTTTTTGAAACAATAAACGCCGCAGGAGTTTTACAAGTTCCGATGGTTATGAGTGTTTGGGATGATGAATACGGAATTTCGGTTCATGCAAAACATCAAACTACCAAAGAAAATATCTCTGAAATTCTAAAAGGATACCAACGCGACGAAGATTCTAAAGGTTATGAAATTTTTAGAGTTAAAGGCTGGGATTATGCTGAGCTGGTTTCGACTTACGAACGTGCCGGTGCTATTGCCCGCGAAGAACATATTCCTGTTTTAATTCACGTTAATGAGTTAACACAACCACAAGGACATTCGACTTCTGGTTCTCACGAACGTTATAAAAATGGAGACAGACTGGCCTGGGAAAGAGATTTCGATTGTATTCGTCAGATGCGTTTATGGATGATTGCGATCAATATTGCATCTCCTGAAGAACTGTCAGAAATTGATTTTGAATTGAAAAAAGAAGTCCTGGAAGCTAAAAAAGAAGCCTGGAACTCTTTCATCAACCCAATTATTGAAGATCAAAAAAATCTTTTGGCTTTATTGGAGCAAATTGCAGAAGCAAGCATCAATCATAAAGAAAGAATTAGAAAATATATTTCAGAATTAAGCGCTATTAAATCACCTTTAAAAAAGGAAATGTTGGTTATAGCGCGCAAAATATTGCGTTTTGTTGAAGTCCCAAACAGTAAAGTTTTATTATCTAACTGGATTACGGATTACATTTCAAAAACACAACCAAGATTCAGCAGCCATTTGCATTCTGATTCAGAATTAAATGTTTCGTCAGTAAAAAAAGTACTTCCTGAATATGCAGATAATGCAAAACCGGATTCAGATGGCCGAATGATTCTTCGTGATAACTTTGACGCTTTGTTTACCAAATATCCTGAAACATTGATTTTTGGTGAAGATGTTGGAAACATTGGTGATGTAAACCAAGGTTTAGAAGGCATGCAGGAAAAATACGGAGAACTTCGTGTTGCCGATGTCGGAATTCGTGAAGCTACCATTATAGGTCAGGGAATCGGAATGGCTTTGAGAGGTTTACGCCCAATTGCTGAGATTCAATATTTAGATTATTTACTATATGCGATTCAAATCATGAGTGATGATTTGGCTACATTACAATATAGAACTGTTGGAAAACAAAAAGCACCATTAATTATCAGAACCCGTGGGCACCGTTTAGAAGGTATCTGGCATTCTGGTTCTCCAATGGGAATGATTATCAACGCTATTCGTGGAATCCACGTATTGGTCCCAAGAAACATGACCCAGGCTGCAGGATTCTATAATGCTCTTTTAGAGACTGATGAACCAGCTTTAGTAATTGAATGTTTAAATGGATATCGTTTAAAAGAAAAAACACCTTTGAATTTTGGTGAATTCAAAACGCCAATCGGTGTGGTTGAAACATTAAAAGAAGGTTCAGATATTACTTTAGTTTCATACGGTTCAACGTTGAGATTAGTAGAACAAGCGGCAACTGAATTATTAGATTTAGGAATAGATTGTGAAGTAATTGATATTCAGTCATTACTTCCATTCGATATCAATAAAGACATTGTAAAAAGTATCGCTAAAACAAATCGTTTGTTAGTAATCGACGAAGATGTTCCTGGTGGAGCTTCAGCGTTTATTTTACAACAAATTTTGGAAGAACAAGATGCTTATATTTATTTAGACAGTAAACCGCAAACTCTGGCTGCAAAAGCTCACAGACCGGCTTACGGAACTGATGGTGATTATTTTTCAAAACCTTCTGCTGAAGATATTTTTGAAAAAGTGTACAGCATGATGCATGAGGTTAATCCTTCTAAATTTCCTGATTTATACTAA